The Chloroflexota bacterium genome includes the window ACCCGAAACACGTCGAGCGCGTTGCGAACGTTGCCGCCGAATAACACCAAGCGGCTATCGCCATCATCGCGCCAGCGCACCGGCACTTGGACGATGCGATACCCGGCTTGTTCGGCGAGATACAAAATTTCCACGTCGAACATATAGCCGTCAATCACTTGACGCGCGAACAAATCGCGTGCGACGTCGCGTTGAAAGAATTTGAACCCGCACTGCGTATCTATGATGTCGTTCAAGCCAACGACCGCGTGCATAAAAATCGCGAAACCCTTGGAACCGATGCGGCGATGAAATGGTTGGGCGTGTTCGATATACGAATCACGCAAGCCGCGCGAGCCGATGACCACCTCGACGCCGGCGCGCAGGTGCGGCTCGAACTTGGCGAAT containing:
- a CDS encoding glycosyltransferase family 2 protein, which translates into the protein MIDQPHISLIIPAYNEVARIAQTIGEARDYFARRNLACEIIVAADGDDGTRERVAELARTDSLLTVIGSPERRGKGRGIRQAVARARGALIGFTDADNKTPIDEFAKFEPHLRAGVEVVIGSRGLRDSYIEHAQPFHRRIGSKGFAIFMHAVVGLNDIIDTQCGFKFFQRDVARDLFARQVIDGYMFDVEILYLAEQAGYRIVQVPVRWRDDGDSRLVLFGGNVRNALDVFRVRLRGARRIAALNLEQE